The following proteins come from a genomic window of Misgurnus anguillicaudatus chromosome 10, ASM2758022v2, whole genome shotgun sequence:
- the LOC129448243 gene encoding desmin: MSRSSERISSYRRHFEDASTSSFQVRVSSPSPVRRDAGRCRSASYSRSAIAVSSNMAVGRRTISSSRSRPLMSGVEMGVICVRRGGSAVDLDQAAAENREFLSTRTSEKKEMVLLNDRLAAYIDKVRSLEQQNKLLETEIEALQNRYLKPTGLRLLYEEQLKELRRLADQMKMQRDHAVAAKDAMAGQLEMIKVKYEEAVEMRKKAELDIEAFRPDVDAATSTRIALEKQLENLEVELEFIQRVYKKEIDDLMKQIYAAHATAQDAYSLPDLSAALKQIQHQYDDIAAKNLQEMDSWYKSKFEDLNNKSTKHVDRTRLMREEIVTAKKDIQNKEQDLESLKIKNEALEAKIRETQEKYKKELQELQARIEGLQLELKSTKEKMALLLREYQELLNVKMGLEIEITTYRKLIEGEDSRLTAMVHSMQTMSIMSGSACVAGAVGTGVGRGGLIDGIGDGVGKGLVDGIPDGGPGTSSDYSQEQAVEMTERKTVLIRTVKTEDDTVQSNTQEKTYSISGAADDEE; this comes from the exons ATGAGTCGCAGTTCTGAAAGGATCTCTTCCTACCGCCGGCACTTTGAGGATGCAAGCACCTCTTCTTTCCAGGTGAGGGTAAGCAGCCCCTCTCCCGTCAGACGGGATGCTGGGAGGTGCCGTTCAGCCAGCTACTCCCGTAGTGCCATAGCTGTCAGCAGCAACATGGCGGTGGGCCGCAGGACTATTTCATCCTCACGCAGCCGTCCCCTCATGAGCGG TGTCGAAATGGGGGTCATCTGTGTTCGTAGAGGAGGTTCAGCTGTCGATCTCGATCAAGCTGCTGCAGAAAACCGTGAATTTCTCAGTACAAGAACCAGTGAGAAAAAAGAGATGGTCTTGCTTAACGACCGACTGGCAGCTTACATTGACAAG GTCAGATCGCTGGAGCaacaaaataaattgttggagACGGAAATCGAGGCCCTCCAGAATCGATATTTGAAGCCCACCGGCCTCCGCCTGTTGTACGAGGAGCAACTGAAGGAACTGAGGAGACTGGCTGACCAAATGAAAATGCAACGG GACCATGCTGTGGCTGCAAAAGATGCTATGGCGGGTCAGCTGGAGATGATAAAGGTTAAATACGAGGAGGCTGTGGAGATGAGGAAGAAAGCCGAGCTCGACATCGAAGCTTTCCGTCCG GACGTGGATGCCGCAACCTCCACGCGCATTGCTTTGGAAAAGCAACTGGAAAACTTGGAGGTGGAACTAGAATTCATCCAAAGAGTATACAA AAAGGAAATCGATGACCTTATGAAACAGATTTACGCAGCCCATGCCACAGCTCAAGACGCTTACTCCCTTCCCGACCTGTCAGCCGCTCTCAAGCAAATCCAACATCAGTATGATGACATTGCGGCAAAGAATTTACAG GAAATGGATTCATGGTACAAAAGTAAATTCGAGGACCTCAACAACAAATCGACAAAACATGTGGACAGGACTCGACTCATGAGAGAGGAAATTGTTACTGCAAAGAAAGAT ATTCAAAATAAGGAGCAGGACTTAGAgtctttgaaaatcaaaaatGAGGCTTTGGAAGCAAAGATCCGGGAGACTCAGGAGAAGTACAAAAAAGAACTACAGGAGCTCCAG GCAAGAATTGAAGGATTGCAGCTGGAGCTCAAATCTACCAAAGAAAAAATGGCTTTGCTTCTACGTGAATACCAAGAGCTGCTCAATGTTAAAATGGGCCTTGAGATTGAAATTACCACATACAG GAAGCTTATTGAAGGTGAGGACTCTCGACTGACTGCCATGGTGCACAGCATGCAGACCATGTCCATTATGAGTGGCAGTGCATGCGTTGCAGGAGCCGTGGGCACTGGAGTGGGGAGAGGTGGTCTTATTGATGGAATTGGTGATGGAGTGGGAAAAGGTCTTGTTGACGGCATCCCTGATGGGGGTCCGGGCACCTCTTCTGACTACTCTCAAGAACAGGCAGTGGAGATGACTGAGAGGAAGACTGTTCTCATCAG AACAGTGAAAACAGAGGATGACACAGTGCAAAGCAACACACAGGAGAAAACTTATTCCATCTCTGGAGCAGCAGATGATGAAGAGTAG